One window of the Onychostoma macrolepis isolate SWU-2019 chromosome 21, ASM1243209v1, whole genome shotgun sequence genome contains the following:
- the guca1d gene encoding guanylate cyclase activator 1d, translated as MGNTHASLDDILAEDMHHWYNKFMRESPSGLITLFELKSILGLQGMNEDANSYVDQVFFTFDMDGDGYIDFVEYIAAISLMLKGEINQKLKWYFKLFDQDGNGKIDKDELETIFTAIQDITRNREIVPEEIVALIFEKIDVNGEGELTLEEFIVGAKDHPDIMDMLKKLMDLTPVLVIIVEGRQKPA; from the exons ATGGGGAACACACACGCAAGTCTGGACGACATCCTCGCTGAGGACATGCACCACTGGTACAACAAGTTCATGCGGGAGTCTCCATCAGGCCTGATCACACTTTTTGAACTCAAGTCCATCCTGGGACTGCAGGGCATGAATGAGGATGCTAACAGTTATGTGGACCAAGTGTTCTTCACTTTCGACATGGATGGG GATGGATACATAGATTTTGTGGAATATATTGCTGCTATCAGCTTAATGCTCAAGGGGGAAATCAACCAGAAACTCAAATGGTACTTTAAACTTTTTGACCAGGATGGCAATGGAAAAATTGACAAGGATGAACTGGAAACAATATTTACT GCTATACAAGACATCACAAGAAATCGCGAAATTGTGCCAGAGGAAATAGTGGCTCTTATATTTGAAAAGATTGATGTTAACGGAGAAG GTGAACTGACGCTGGAGGAGTTCATTGTAGGAGCCAAAGATCATCCTGACATTATGGATATGCTGAAGAAACTGATGGACCTCACTCCAGTCCTGGTCATTATTGTTGAAGGGCGACAGAAACCAGCCTAA
- the dub gene encoding duboraya isoform X3: MENKPVRRRPPRSLPLPAGNDAGQGQDEKGAETVSTRKNRNSALIEKLQASLTLSPTGPPPFPKSPGVVKLPVPPFFPGSPSSPSSPPAAVTPKKEETPASFEGPAEGNVLKSINKGRARHSIKRRPPSRRHRKSSADEGGEEVDKTATLDQTTPNGHEGDVFEEHKTSPDTESLSSREQIEQETKSTDSEKPELEEKVETVTSEKEEGEEKQEKTEPEEKTEPEEKTEPEEKTEPEEKTEPEEKKEKTEPEEKEEKTEPEEKKEKTEPETKEETSEDEPQLANSTEETCEEPVTQPQTEPDTTDEKEEEQKENEVNH; encoded by the exons ATGGAG AACAAGCCTGTGAGGAGGAGACCCCCACGCTCTCTGCCGCTGCCTGCTGGTAATGACGCAGGTCAAGGCCAGGATGAG AAAGGAGCCGAAACAGTATCAACCAGGAAGAACAGAAATTCTGCCCTCATTGAGAAACTGCAG GCCAGCCTTACACTTTCTCCCACGGGACCTCCACCCTTCCCAAAGAGCCCAGGAGTGGTGAAGTTACCGGTGCCGCCCTTCTTCCCCGGCTCTCCCAGCAGCCCCTCTAGTCCTCCTGCAGCTGTCACACCCAAAAAGGAGGAAACTCCTGCCAGCTTTGAGGGTCCCGCCGAGGGAAATGTTCTCAAAAGCATCAACAAG GGTAGAGCTCGACATTCCATCAAGCGGCGCCCGCCGTCTCGCCGACACAGGAAGTCCAGTGCAGATGAAGGTGGAGAAGAGGTGGATAAAACAGCCACCCTCGATCAAACGACTCCAAATGGGCACGAAGGAGACGTTTTTGAAGAACACAAGACATCACCAGACACAGAATCTCTCTCCTCTAGAGAACAGATTGAGCAGGAAACTAAATCCACAGATTCTGAGAAGCCGGAACTGGAGGAAAAAGTGGAGACTGTGACTTCAGAAAAGGAAGAGGGAGAAGAGAAACAAGAGAAAACAGAGCCAGAAGAGAAAACAGAACCAGAAGAGAAAACAGAACCAGAAGAGAAAACAGAACCAGAGGAGAAAACAGAACCAgaagagaaaaaagagaaaaccgAACCAGAAGAGAAAGAAGAGAAAACAGAACCAgaagagaaaaaagagaaaaccgAACCAGAGACAAAGGAAGAGACAAGCGAAGATGAACCACAGCTGGCTAACAGTACAGAAGAAACATGTGAAGAGCCAGTCACGCAACCACAAACAGAACCTGACACGACAGATGAGAAAGAAGAGgaacagaaagaaaatgaagtaaacCATTAG
- the cysltr2a gene encoding cysteinyl leukotriene receptor 2, which produces MNASVLERCLSSNSTDDFKHQVYPAAYILIFVLGLAGHSLSVCVFFSQWRTQKSFTPVNVLMVNLLVSDLMLVSSLPLRVSYYILNSHWIFGHITCRVISYVYYLNMYSSVYFLVALNILRYLALVRPYLYIRIQTHYVAGIVCALIWLFMGLACSPLLFTKKKAQDEGSFRCLELAEDNVDQLLLINNVTFPVGFVFPLVVVIFCSVLVAKNLLRPSPALGRTRPCRKKACALVIISLGIFLVCFLPYHIVRTIFLTTEKHVQTNKYKDSCDSILVVRKAAVIAHCLCTANSCLDPILFFFVGENSRSFFAKWTGGRKNSTCAAGRNLQQEELQVLQN; this is translated from the coding sequence ATGAATGCGTCTGTTCTAGAGCGCTGTTTGAGCTCCAACAGCACCGATGACTTCAAACACCAAGTGTATCCTGCAGCATACATTCTAATTTTTGTCCTGGGACTCGCCGGTCATTCTTTATCTGTCTGCGTCTTCTTCAGCCAATGGAGGACCCAGAAGAGCTTCACTCCAGTCAACGTGTTAATGGTGAACCTGTTGGTATCAGACCTGATGCTGGTGTCCTCTCTGCCCCTGAGGGTCTCGTATTACATACTGAACTCTCATTGGATCTTTGGTCACATCACCTGTAGAGTCATCTCATACGTGTATTATCTGAATATGTATAGCTCTGTGTATTTCCTAGTGGCCCTGAACATCTTGCGTTACCTGGCGCTGGTGCGACCGTACCTGTACATACGCATACAGACCCACTATGTCGCAGGTATCGTGTGTGCTCTCATTTGGCTCTTTATGGGTTTAGCCTGCAGTCCGCTGTTGTTCACTAAGAAAAAAGCTCAAGATGAAGGCAGTTTTCGATGTTTGGAGCTGGCGGAAGACAATGTGGATCAATTGCTCCTCATCAACAACGTTACGTTTCCGGTGGGCTTCGTGTTTCCCTTGGTGGTTGTCATTTTCTGCTCAGTCTTGGTTGCGAAGAACCTTCTGAGGCCTAGTCCTGCGCTCGGTAGGACCAGACCTTGCAGGAAGAAGGCTTGCGCTCTGGTCATCATCAGCCTCGGGATCTTTCTGGTGTGCTTTTTGCCGTATCACATAGTGCGGACAATCTTCTTAACCACCGAGAAGCATGTCCAGACGAACAAATACAAAGACTCGTGTGATTCTATTTTGGTAGTCCGCAAGGCTGCCGTCATAGCGCATTGCTTGTGCACGGCTAACAGTTGTCTGGACCCTATCCTCTTCTTCTTTGTTGGGGAAAATTCACGATCTTTCTTCGCTAAATGGACAGGAGGAAGAAAAAACAGCACTTGCGCTGCAGGGAGAAATCTACAACAGGAAGAGTTACAGGTTTTGCAGAACTGA
- the dub gene encoding duboraya isoform X1, whose amino-acid sequence MTVSAKIFTVLLKKVTYILDGLREHSVVKKRSVAELAGKFSCPISHMTDTEVNKPVRRRPPRSLPLPAGNDAGQGQDEKGAETVSTRKNRNSALIEKLQASLTLSPTGPPPFPKSPGVVKLPVPPFFPGSPSSPSSPPAAVTPKKEETPASFEGPAEGNVLKSINKGRARHSIKRRPPSRRHRKSSADEGGEEVDKTATLDQTTPNGHEGDVFEEHKTSPDTESLSSREQIEQETKSTDSEKPELEEKVETVTSEKEEGEEKQEKTEPEEKTEPEEKTEPEEKTEPEEKTEPEEKKEKTEPEEKEEKTEPEEKKEKTEPETKEETSEDEPQLANSTEETCEEPVTQPQTEPDTTDEKEEEQKENEVNH is encoded by the exons ATGACAGTTTCAGCTAAAATCTTCACTGTTTTACTGAagaaagtcacctacatcttggatggcctgagg GAGCATTCTGTTGTAAAAAAGCGCTCTGTGGCTGAACTAGCTGGAAAATTCAGTTGTCCAATATCCCATATGACAGACACTGAAGTG AACAAGCCTGTGAGGAGGAGACCCCCACGCTCTCTGCCGCTGCCTGCTGGTAATGACGCAGGTCAAGGCCAGGATGAG AAAGGAGCCGAAACAGTATCAACCAGGAAGAACAGAAATTCTGCCCTCATTGAGAAACTGCAG GCCAGCCTTACACTTTCTCCCACGGGACCTCCACCCTTCCCAAAGAGCCCAGGAGTGGTGAAGTTACCGGTGCCGCCCTTCTTCCCCGGCTCTCCCAGCAGCCCCTCTAGTCCTCCTGCAGCTGTCACACCCAAAAAGGAGGAAACTCCTGCCAGCTTTGAGGGTCCCGCCGAGGGAAATGTTCTCAAAAGCATCAACAAG GGTAGAGCTCGACATTCCATCAAGCGGCGCCCGCCGTCTCGCCGACACAGGAAGTCCAGTGCAGATGAAGGTGGAGAAGAGGTGGATAAAACAGCCACCCTCGATCAAACGACTCCAAATGGGCACGAAGGAGACGTTTTTGAAGAACACAAGACATCACCAGACACAGAATCTCTCTCCTCTAGAGAACAGATTGAGCAGGAAACTAAATCCACAGATTCTGAGAAGCCGGAACTGGAGGAAAAAGTGGAGACTGTGACTTCAGAAAAGGAAGAGGGAGAAGAGAAACAAGAGAAAACAGAGCCAGAAGAGAAAACAGAACCAGAAGAGAAAACAGAACCAGAAGAGAAAACAGAACCAGAGGAGAAAACAGAACCAgaagagaaaaaagagaaaaccgAACCAGAAGAGAAAGAAGAGAAAACAGAACCAgaagagaaaaaagagaaaaccgAACCAGAGACAAAGGAAGAGACAAGCGAAGATGAACCACAGCTGGCTAACAGTACAGAAGAAACATGTGAAGAGCCAGTCACGCAACCACAAACAGAACCTGACACGACAGATGAGAAAGAAGAGgaacagaaagaaaatgaagtaaacCATTAG
- the dub gene encoding duboraya isoform X2 has translation MEEHSVVKKRSVAELAGKFSCPISHMTDTEVNKPVRRRPPRSLPLPAGNDAGQGQDEKGAETVSTRKNRNSALIEKLQASLTLSPTGPPPFPKSPGVVKLPVPPFFPGSPSSPSSPPAAVTPKKEETPASFEGPAEGNVLKSINKGRARHSIKRRPPSRRHRKSSADEGGEEVDKTATLDQTTPNGHEGDVFEEHKTSPDTESLSSREQIEQETKSTDSEKPELEEKVETVTSEKEEGEEKQEKTEPEEKTEPEEKTEPEEKTEPEEKTEPEEKKEKTEPEEKEEKTEPEEKKEKTEPETKEETSEDEPQLANSTEETCEEPVTQPQTEPDTTDEKEEEQKENEVNH, from the exons ATGGAG GAGCATTCTGTTGTAAAAAAGCGCTCTGTGGCTGAACTAGCTGGAAAATTCAGTTGTCCAATATCCCATATGACAGACACTGAAGTG AACAAGCCTGTGAGGAGGAGACCCCCACGCTCTCTGCCGCTGCCTGCTGGTAATGACGCAGGTCAAGGCCAGGATGAG AAAGGAGCCGAAACAGTATCAACCAGGAAGAACAGAAATTCTGCCCTCATTGAGAAACTGCAG GCCAGCCTTACACTTTCTCCCACGGGACCTCCACCCTTCCCAAAGAGCCCAGGAGTGGTGAAGTTACCGGTGCCGCCCTTCTTCCCCGGCTCTCCCAGCAGCCCCTCTAGTCCTCCTGCAGCTGTCACACCCAAAAAGGAGGAAACTCCTGCCAGCTTTGAGGGTCCCGCCGAGGGAAATGTTCTCAAAAGCATCAACAAG GGTAGAGCTCGACATTCCATCAAGCGGCGCCCGCCGTCTCGCCGACACAGGAAGTCCAGTGCAGATGAAGGTGGAGAAGAGGTGGATAAAACAGCCACCCTCGATCAAACGACTCCAAATGGGCACGAAGGAGACGTTTTTGAAGAACACAAGACATCACCAGACACAGAATCTCTCTCCTCTAGAGAACAGATTGAGCAGGAAACTAAATCCACAGATTCTGAGAAGCCGGAACTGGAGGAAAAAGTGGAGACTGTGACTTCAGAAAAGGAAGAGGGAGAAGAGAAACAAGAGAAAACAGAGCCAGAAGAGAAAACAGAACCAGAAGAGAAAACAGAACCAGAAGAGAAAACAGAACCAGAGGAGAAAACAGAACCAgaagagaaaaaagagaaaaccgAACCAGAAGAGAAAGAAGAGAAAACAGAACCAgaagagaaaaaagagaaaaccgAACCAGAGACAAAGGAAGAGACAAGCGAAGATGAACCACAGCTGGCTAACAGTACAGAAGAAACATGTGAAGAGCCAGTCACGCAACCACAAACAGAACCTGACACGACAGATGAGAAAGAAGAGgaacagaaagaaaatgaagtaaacCATTAG
- the rb1 gene encoding retinoblastoma-associated protein isoform X2, whose translation MKHGNVYRMAYLQLKTLFSHLLTSHPELEPIIWTLLQHTLQNEFELMRDRHLDQLIMSAMYAICKVKNVDLRFKTIVTAYKEMPNANQETFKRVLIREGQYDSIIVFYNLVFMQKLKTNILQYSSPRPPPLSPIPRIPCSPYKNSPLRVPGSNNVYVSPLKSSRMSPMVMTPRSRILISIGESFGSADKFQKINEMVSSTDWSLKRSLDGGSAPKPLKRLRFDMDGQDEADGSKSSGESTLIQKLAEMSSTRTRMQEQKLKEESVKEHPEP comes from the exons ATGAAGCACGGAAACG tGTACCGGATGGCCTACCTGCAACTGAAAACATTGTTCTCACACCTGCTGACCTCACACCCAGAACTGGAGCCGATAATATGGACCTTGCTTCAGCACACTCTCCAGAACGAGTTCGAATTAATGCGAGACAGACACTTGGACCAG TTGATTATGTCGGCTATGTATGCCATATGCAAGGTGAAGAACGTGGACTTGCGCTTCAAAACGATTGTGACCGCTTACAAAGAAATGCCTAATGCTAATCAAGAG ACATTTAAGCGTGTGCTTATCAGAGAGGGGCAGTACGACTCCATCATTGTCTTCTACAACCTGGTCTTCATGCAAAAGCTGAAGACTAACATTCTTCAGTATTCCTCTCCTCGG CCTCCTCCTCTGTCTCCCATTCCCCGCATCCCCTGCAGCCCCTATAAAAACTCTCCTCTGCGGGTGCCTGGCAGCAATAACGTCTACGTCTCCCCTTTGAAAAGCAGCCGTATGTCCCCAATGGTCATGACCCCACGGAGCAG AATTCTTATATCTATTGGCGAATCCTTTGGG TCTGCAGACAAATTTCAGAAGATTAATGAGATGGTGAGCAGCACCGATTGGTCCCTCAAGAGGAGTCTGGATGGAGGCTCTGCCCCCAAGCCCCTGAAGAGGTTACGCTTTGACATGGATGGACAAGATGAAGCTGATGGAAG CAAATCGAGTGGCGAGTCAACACTGATCCAGAAGCTGGCTGAGATGA GCTCGACACGTACTCGTATGCAGGAACAGAAACTGAAGGAGGAGTCTGTTAAAGAGCATCCAGAGCCCTAA
- the alg8 gene encoding probable dolichyl pyrophosphate Glc1Man9GlcNAc2 alpha-1,3-glucosyltransferase: MAAPMTNDQSCFFALALGVSFLKCLLINAYHSTDFEVHRNWLALTHSLPVSQWYYEATSEWTLDYPPLFAWFEYGLSHIAQFFDKEMLVVQNLNYASPATILFQRLSVIVSDVVFFYAVKECCKCLREDKGKDLLGKPCFILTVLLLWNFGLLIVDHIHFQYNGFLFGVLLLSIARHFQNRHFEGALLFSVLLNLKHIYLYIAPAYGIYLLRCFCFTQSNADGSLQWRSFSVVRLVTLGTIVLSTFAVSFGPFIALGQLPQVLSRLFPFKRGLCHAYWAPNIWALYNIADKAFSILGVKFKLLDINKLSKASMTGGLVQEFQHSVLPSVSPVATLVCTLLSILPALFRIWHRPNGARGFLRCLVICALGSFMFGWHVHEKAILMAILPLSLLAVESREDARIFVILSITGHYSLFPLLFTTQELPIKIFLMLLFTIFSLTSLKTLFRKGGALLNPLEAMYLLGLIPLELICELVYPLTVWQKTFPFLPLMLTSVYCALGVTHAFIRLYISLLTCSDTTKKIKKQ, translated from the exons cCATTCCACGGACTTTGAAGTGCATAGGAACTGGCTTGCCCTGACTCACAGTCTGCCAGTATCACAGTGGTATTATGAG gcTACGTCTGAGTGGACTCTGGATTATCCTCCTCTGTTTGCTTGGTTTGAATATGGACTTTCTCATATTGCCCAGTTTTTTGATAAGGAGATGCTGGTTGTTCAGAACCTGAATTATGCAAGTCCAGCCACAATCCTGTTCCAAAGACTGTCAGTCATTGTGTCTGATGTGGTCTTCTTTTATGCGGTTAAAGA ATGCTGCAAATGTTTGAGAGAAGACAAAGGAAAGGACCTTCTGGGAAAGCCATGTTTTATCCTGACAGTGTTGTTGCTGTGGAACTTTGGCCTTCTAATTGTTGATC ATATTCATTTCCAGTATAATGGATTCCTGTTTGGAGTTCTTCTTTTATCAATAGCAAGACATTTTCAG AATAGACACTTTGAGGGGGCCTTGCTGTTTTCAGTACTTTTAAACTTGaagcatatatatttatacatcgCACCTGCATACGGTATCTACCTGCTGAGATGTTTTTGTTTCACCCAGAGCAATGCAG aTGGATCTTTGCAGTGGAGAAGTTTCAGTGTTGTGCGGCTTGTAACACTAGGAACTATTGTCTTGTCTACTTTCGCAGTGTCATTTGGACCCTTTATAGCACTG ggtCAGCTTCCACAAGTCCTGTCACGACTTTTCCCTTTCAAGCGTGGTCTGTGTCATGCGTACTGGGCACCAAACATCTGGGCACTTTACAATATAGCAGACAAAGCTTTTTCCATCCTGG gtGTGAAATTCAAACTGCTTGATATAAACAAACTTTCCAAGGCCTCAATGACTGGTGGTCTGGTTCAGGAGTTTCAGCACTCTGTGCTTCCTTCAGTCTCTCCTGTAGCAACCCTTGTTTGTACGTTACTGTCAATATTG CCTGCACTTTTCAGGATATGGCACCGACCTAATGGAGCGAGAGGATTCTTGCGCTGCCTTGTCATTTGTGCCCTTGGATCCTTTATGTTTGGTTGGCATGTGCATGAGAAAGCCATTCTGATGGCCATTCTTCCTTTAAG TTTGCTCGCTGTGGAGAGTAGAGAGGATGCCAGGATTTTTGTAATCCTCAGTATAACCGGTCATTATTCCCTATTTCCACTCCTCTTCACAACTCAAG AGTTGCCCATCAAAATATTTCTCATGTTGCTTTTTACAATCTTCAGTCTCACTTCTCTAAAAACGCTGTTCAG GAAGGGCGGTGCTTTGTTGAACCCACTAGAAGCGATGTATCTCTTGGGCCTGATTCCTCTTGAGCTGATCTGTGAGCTTGTTTACCCGCTGACAGTCTGGCAGAAGACATTTCCCTTCCTCCCTCTCATGCTCACCTCCGTTTACTGCGCGCTGGGAGTGACACATGCCTTCATCAGACTATACATTTCACTGTTGACATGCTCAGACACCactaaaaagattaaaaagcaGTGA